A genomic segment from Labrus bergylta chromosome 3, fLabBer1.1, whole genome shotgun sequence encodes:
- the LOC109999445 gene encoding alpha-2Db adrenergic receptor-like has protein sequence MDFLDVFAPVSATNSSLENQTTSSSSRSPPLPPHSQVASVFILLVVTVIILGTVVGNVLVVVAVFTSRALRAPQNLFLVSLASADILVATLVIPFSLANEVMGYWYFGSTWCSFYLALDVLFCTSSIVHLCAISLDRYWSVTKAVSYNRKRTPKRIKAMISIVWLISIVISSPPLLMTQQQEALEMKEENMSRQECLLMNQTWYILSSCLVSFFAPGVIMILVYCKIYRVAKQRASTVFVARPVMERQPSQSETCFIGAARTFRRKRGVCDRSPYELASPRPADRLSSSNVESSSPRGDLDEIHLEENTCEVKTSFSSSALRFPRRAGAGRAKTEDRKESEGTTDRLKPPPPPSCTSISWASSDTCSHHLLLPSPEPPRSRRASLSRHKVAQMREKRFTFVLAVVMGVFVLCWFPFFFTYSLHAVCREKCVIPDSLFNLFFWIGYCNSCLNPVIYTVFNRDFRRAFKKILFETRRAT, from the exons ATGGACTTCTTGGATGTATTTGCTCCGGTTTCGGCCACAAACTCTTCTCTGGAGAACCAGACGACATCTTCCTCGTCcaggtctcctcctctccctcctcactcCCAGGTGGCGTCCGTGTTCATCCTGCTGGTCGTCACGGTGATCATCCTGGGGACGGTGGTGGGGAATgtgctggtggtggtggcggTGTTCACCAGCCGAGCCCTCAGGGCGCCTCAGAACCTGTTCCTGGTGTCTCTGGCTTCAGCCGACATCCTGGTGGCCACGCTGGTCATCCCCTTCTCTTTAGCCAATGAG GTGATGGGTTACTGGTACTTTGGCTCCACCTGGTGCTCCTTCTACCTGGCTCTGGACGTCCTCTTCTGCACCTCCTCCATCGTGCACCTCTGCGCCATCAGCCTCGACCGCTACTGGTCAGTCACTAAGGCCGTCAGCTACAATCGCAAACGAACGCCCAAACGGATCAAAGCCATGATCAGCATCGTGTGGCTCATCTCCATCGTCATCTCGTCCCCGCCGCTCCTCATGACGCAGCAGCAGGAGGCTCTGGAGATGAAGGAAGAGAACATGAGCAGGCAGGAGTGTCTCCTCATGAACCAGACGTGGTacatcctctcctcctgcctcgTCTCTTTCTTCGCCCCGGGCGTCATCATGATCCTCGTTTACTGTAAGATCTATCGTGTGGCCAAGCAGAGAGCCTCCACCGTGTTTGTGGCGAGGCCCGTGATGGAGCGGCAGCCGTCGCAGTCGGAGACCTGCTTCATCGGCGCTGCCAGGACCTTCCGCAGGAAGAGGGGCGTCTGCGACAGATCCCCGTACGAGCTGGCAAGCCCCCGGCCGGCAGACAGACTCAGCTCGTCCAACGTGGAAAGCAGCAGCCCACGAGGAGATCTGGACGAGATCCACCTGGAGGAGAACACCTGTGAAGTTAaaacctccttctcctcctccgccCTGCGCTTCCCCAGGAGAGCCGGGGCAGGAAGAGCTAAAACAGAGGACAGGAAGGAGTCAGAGGGGACGACAGACAGACTgaagcctcctcctcctccgtcatGCACCTCCATATCTTGGGCTTCTTCCGACACCTGctcccaccacctcctcctcccctcccccgaGCCGCCCCGCAGCAGACGGGCTTCTCTGTCCCGACACAAAGTCGCTCAGATGAGGGAGAAGCGCTTCACCTTCGTGCTGGCCGTGGTGATGGGCGTGTTTGTGCTCTGCTGGTTCCCGTTCTTCTTCACGTACAGTCTGCACGCCGTGTGCAGGGAGAAGTGCGTCATCCCCGACTCGCTCTTCAACCTCTTCTTCTGGATCGGATACTGCAACAGCTGCCTGAACCCCGTCATCTACACGGTGTTCAACCGAGACTTCAGGAGGGCCTTCAAGAAGATCCTGTTTGAGACTCGCCGAGCAAcatga